The following are encoded in a window of Massilia sp. R2A-15 genomic DNA:
- a CDS encoding DUF3108 domain-containing protein, with the protein MKIFGLIAREKRLLALCAASALLHAAVLLFGRVDLRGSPAAPAALSVRLQAAPAPSPPAPHAPPPPIRSTGSAPAPITPAPAAAPSAAGWSAVPDNDDSAAQHVPGRQAVQLPPSALLAYAVTRSAPGQAPAAAGAAQLEWRVTQSDYQMSMQGVTGTLQSRGQLTDAGFAPLEAREISGSGGTDAVTAFDWAKSQVRFARGAGNLAGDGQDRASVLMLLSGIGLAEPMQVKDVMEFFVAGSGAAGTVRFQVVGPENLDTPLGEIASVHLMQLVQPGQARLDVWLAPGHSWYPVQLRVSAPDGSASTQSITSITPLR; encoded by the coding sequence ATGAAAATCTTCGGGCTCATCGCGCGCGAGAAGCGCCTGCTGGCGCTGTGCGCAGCATCGGCGCTGCTCCACGCCGCGGTGCTGCTGTTCGGCCGTGTCGACCTGCGCGGCAGCCCTGCGGCGCCGGCCGCCCTGTCGGTCAGGCTGCAAGCCGCACCCGCGCCGTCCCCGCCAGCGCCACATGCGCCCCCTCCTCCGATCCGATCGACCGGCTCCGCGCCGGCGCCGATTACGCCCGCTCCGGCCGCCGCGCCCTCGGCCGCCGGCTGGAGCGCTGTGCCGGACAACGACGACAGCGCGGCCCAGCACGTGCCCGGGCGCCAGGCGGTGCAGCTGCCCCCGAGCGCATTGCTGGCGTACGCGGTGACCCGCAGCGCGCCCGGCCAGGCGCCCGCCGCGGCAGGCGCCGCGCAGCTCGAATGGCGTGTCACGCAAAGCGATTACCAGATGTCGATGCAGGGGGTGACCGGCACGCTGCAAAGCCGCGGCCAGCTGACCGACGCCGGCTTCGCGCCGCTGGAGGCGCGCGAAATCAGCGGCAGCGGCGGGACCGACGCGGTGACCGCCTTCGACTGGGCTAAATCGCAGGTGCGCTTCGCGCGCGGCGCCGGAAACCTTGCCGGCGACGGCCAGGACCGGGCCTCGGTGCTGATGCTGCTGTCCGGGATCGGGCTGGCTGAACCGATGCAGGTGAAGGATGTGATGGAGTTCTTTGTCGCCGGCAGCGGCGCGGCGGGTACGGTGCGCTTCCAGGTCGTCGGACCCGAAAACCTCGACACGCCGCTCGGCGAAATCGCCAGCGTGCACCTGATGCAGTTGGTGCAGCCCGGCCAGGCCAGGCTCGATGTATGGCTGGCGCCGGGCCATTCCTGGTATCCGGTGCAGCTGCGCGTGAGCGCGCCCGACGGCAGCGCCAGCACGCAATCGATTACCTCGATTACGCCGCTGCGCTGA
- a CDS encoding DUF6677 family protein: MNRSVIAALLSALVFPGAGHFYLKRPARALAFLLPAAAAVLYFLGKVAGQVSEMVGLVQSGALAFDPVAIGARLEHSGIDSPMMTMAIWVMIACWIGAIVDAALLGRPARPT, from the coding sequence ATGAATCGATCGGTCATTGCCGCGCTGCTGTCGGCCCTGGTGTTTCCCGGCGCCGGGCATTTCTACCTCAAGCGCCCGGCGCGCGCGCTGGCCTTCCTGCTGCCCGCCGCGGCGGCGGTGCTGTATTTTCTCGGGAAGGTGGCCGGCCAGGTCAGCGAGATGGTCGGCCTGGTGCAGTCGGGCGCCCTGGCGTTCGATCCGGTGGCGATCGGCGCCCGGCTGGAGCACAGCGGCATCGATTCGCCCATGATGACGATGGCGATCTGGGTGATGATCGCGTGCTGGATCGGCGCCATCGTCGACGCCGCGCTGCTCGGGCGCCCCGCCAGGCCGACGTGA